A single region of the Pieris rapae chromosome 21, ilPieRapa1.1, whole genome shotgun sequence genome encodes:
- the LOC110993935 gene encoding sarcoplasmic calcium-binding proteins I, III, and IV — protein sequence MVSDFRKKKLLHVFTSFFDRNGSGSIDKKDFELAVENISKLRGWAPGDAKYKETQSSLMKIWDALQGRADSDKDGEISVDEWVSMWDEYAKNPSGSFEWQNLYCKFIFNLEDASGDGAIDGEEFSSVYASFGLSKDDALAAFRKMSQGKANVSWSEFQDLWKAYFTSEDPNAAGNFIFGKTSF from the coding sequence ATGGTGTCCGACTTCAGGAAGAAGAAGCTGCTCCACGTTTTCACATCCTTCTTTGACAGGAATGGAAGTGGATCCAttgataaaaaagattttgaacTAGCAGTTGAGAATATTTCTAAGCTGCGTGGTTGGGCCCCCGGTGACGCTAAATACAAGGAGACTCAGAGTTCATTGATGAAGATATGGGACGCCCTACAAGGAAGGGCTGACAGTGACAAAGACGGAGAAATATCAGTAGACGAATGGGTCTCGATGTGGGATGAGTACGCTAAGAATCCTTCTGGATCGTTCGAGTGGCAAAACCTTTACTGTAAATTCATCTTCAACCTGGAAGACGCCAGTGGAGATGGAGCAATTGACGGCGAAGAGTTCTCATCAGTGTACGCGTCCTTTGGTCTAAGCAAGGATGACGCCCTCGCTGCCTTCAGAAAAATGTCACAGGGCAAAGCAAATGTATCCTGGTCTGAATTCCAAGATCTATGGAAAGCATACTTCACCTCAGAAGACCCCAATGCAGCAGGTAACTTCATCTTTGGAAAAACCAGCTTTTAG